Proteins encoded by one window of Phycisphaeraceae bacterium:
- a CDS encoding peptide chain release factor-like protein produces MIDFDAPVQRPVHPASLPIEELLRACSITTRRSGGPGGQRRNKVETAIELLHTPTGIAAAASERRSVNENRPVAVRRLRLALATEIRMAVPSGEIRSDLWRARCRNGRIVCNPLHWDYPSLLAEALDVLEACGYDSAKAAIRLECTTSQLHKLIQNQPPAWAKLNQERVRHGMHSLK; encoded by the coding sequence ATGATCGATTTTGACGCCCCAGTTCAACGCCCTGTACACCCGGCGTCACTTCCGATCGAAGAGTTGTTGCGCGCGTGTTCGATTACGACGCGCCGTTCCGGAGGCCCGGGCGGGCAACGTCGCAACAAGGTCGAAACCGCGATCGAACTTCTTCACACCCCCACCGGCATCGCAGCCGCAGCAAGCGAGCGCCGTAGCGTGAATGAGAATCGCCCGGTGGCTGTGCGCCGATTGCGCCTCGCACTGGCGACCGAGATTCGTATGGCGGTGCCTTCGGGGGAGATTCGATCCGACCTGTGGCGGGCACGGTGCCGCAATGGACGCATTGTCTGCAATCCATTGCACTGGGATTACCCGAGTCTGCTCGCTGAGGCTCTGGATGTCCTCGAAGCCTGCGGCTATGACTCGGCCAAGGCAGCGATCCGTCTCGAATGTACGACCTCGCAGCTGCACAAGCTGATCCAGAATCAACCACCCGCCTGGGCCAAGTTGAATCAGGAGCGAGTTCGGCACGGTATGCATTCGCTCAAATAG
- a CDS encoding peptidyl-prolyl cis-trans isomerase encodes MLTGGCNSQGTSTPDKKQEQTQAKPEPAAAPSYPIKENAVYVKLTTSMGTMVLELDAEKAPISTENFLSYVDAGSYDGTIFHRVIEGFMIQGGGFEPDMRQRPTQDQIANEWQNGLKNMKYTIAMARLGNRPDSATSQFFINVSDNSFLDQPRDGAGYAVFGKVVEGRDVVDSIGGVATGNRGGHGDVPLTPVVILKAEKVKTGG; translated from the coding sequence ATGCTGACGGGTGGCTGCAACTCCCAAGGCACATCAACTCCCGACAAGAAGCAGGAACAAACCCAGGCGAAGCCCGAGCCCGCCGCTGCGCCGTCTTACCCGATCAAGGAGAACGCTGTGTACGTAAAACTGACCACAAGCATGGGCACGATGGTGCTCGAGCTTGACGCTGAAAAAGCCCCCATTTCGACTGAGAACTTTCTCTCGTATGTCGACGCCGGCAGCTACGACGGCACGATCTTCCACCGCGTGATCGAAGGGTTCATGATTCAGGGCGGTGGCTTCGAGCCAGATATGCGGCAACGCCCCACGCAGGACCAGATTGCCAACGAATGGCAGAACGGCCTGAAGAATATGAAGTACACAATTGCGATGGCCCGACTCGGCAACCGCCCAGACTCCGCCACATCGCAGTTCTTCATCAATGTTTCGGACAACTCGTTCCTCGATCAGCCTCGCGACGGCGCGGGGTACGCTGTGTTCGGCAAAGTTGTCGAGGGCCGGGATGTGGTCGATTCCATCGGTGGCGTCGCTACTGGAAATCGCGGCGGCCACGGTGACGTTCCCCTGACACCTGTGGTCATTCTCAAGGCTGAGAAGGTCAAGACAGGCGGGTAA
- a CDS encoding TolC family protein, producing MRIAFVTRVFFLVFVGFACAGCGDSLTKIDARTDALLRERAELMGEDSVRPRTEYSPRQRLSRSDPAYGTPNTTNPGSSRLTFTVADETRDIEAQLALYATEQTGDDAEELTLIEAFRITQTYSREFRRAEEDYILAAIRLLIEQHRWGPRFFADTSTSISGAGDDGNFQHALGIVNSLRATQRLPYGGEVEARLVWNATEQLRRTASGRYRQSTDLVLSGNIPLLRGAGMAAREDLIQRERDLVYAARSFERFRRELLVDIASDYFNLIAQMKRIRNQEMQLQGLIGLETQTAALVDAGRRREFQKQLTRNEVLNAKSDLANFQETYRLQLDRFKTRIGVKLDDSIRIVDLMLSLVEPQATLEAATNAGLTYRLDLQNQRDQLADSRRQVEVVRNQLLPDLSLSGRILIPTDPADREGGFGLDPNELDYLAQMTLALPVDREIERLNLRSSIISLERAQRAYEQSRDNVTIESRAALRAVDLARFRLDLAEQQVDINELRLEEQRARAEEVDPQSVVDTQEQLNNARNARDQARSDLQIAILRYLLQTGQLRVGRDGWLEPPEGMPEVVEVMIIDDTSSSPDYPVEPNPDPTMNDGD from the coding sequence ATGCGCATAGCCTTTGTGACGCGAGTTTTTTTTCTGGTCTTCGTCGGGTTTGCATGCGCCGGGTGTGGCGATTCGCTCACAAAGATCGATGCCCGCACCGATGCCCTCCTCCGCGAGCGAGCCGAACTGATGGGCGAAGATTCTGTCCGACCCCGAACGGAATACTCCCCTCGGCAGAGGCTTTCGCGGTCCGATCCGGCCTACGGCACGCCGAATACGACCAACCCCGGGTCCTCCAGGCTCACATTCACGGTTGCTGACGAGACCCGGGACATTGAAGCCCAACTCGCTTTGTACGCGACCGAGCAGACTGGCGATGACGCTGAAGAACTAACACTGATTGAGGCATTTCGCATCACGCAGACGTATTCGCGTGAGTTTCGCCGGGCAGAGGAAGACTACATCCTGGCAGCCATCCGCCTGCTGATTGAGCAGCATCGCTGGGGACCAAGATTCTTTGCTGACACTTCAACGTCTATCTCGGGTGCGGGCGATGATGGAAACTTTCAGCACGCACTTGGCATCGTGAACTCGCTACGAGCGACACAGCGTCTGCCCTATGGTGGGGAAGTCGAGGCGCGTCTGGTCTGGAATGCCACCGAACAACTTCGGCGGACTGCTTCGGGTCGTTATCGCCAGAGCACCGATCTCGTTCTGTCTGGCAACATTCCGTTGCTCCGAGGCGCGGGGATGGCAGCGAGAGAAGACCTGATTCAACGCGAGCGCGATCTCGTGTACGCCGCCCGTTCATTCGAACGCTTCAGGCGCGAGCTGCTTGTGGACATTGCCAGCGATTACTTCAACCTGATTGCGCAAATGAAGCGCATCCGCAACCAGGAAATGCAACTGCAGGGGTTGATCGGGCTGGAGACTCAGACTGCTGCGCTGGTTGATGCCGGACGCCGGCGCGAGTTTCAGAAGCAACTCACGCGGAACGAAGTGCTCAATGCCAAGTCGGATCTGGCCAACTTTCAGGAGACGTATCGGTTGCAACTTGATCGTTTCAAGACTCGCATCGGTGTCAAACTTGACGACTCGATTCGGATCGTGGATCTGATGTTGTCGCTGGTTGAGCCGCAAGCGACACTTGAAGCCGCGACCAACGCGGGACTGACATACCGGCTGGATCTTCAGAATCAGCGGGATCAGTTGGCCGACTCCAGACGGCAGGTTGAGGTGGTGCGGAATCAGTTGCTGCCGGATCTGAGCCTCTCCGGGCGCATCCTGATCCCGACGGATCCGGCTGATCGGGAGGGCGGTTTCGGGCTTGATCCCAACGAACTCGACTACCTGGCTCAGATGACACTGGCGCTCCCGGTCGATCGCGAGATCGAAAGGCTGAACCTGCGAAGTTCGATCATTTCACTCGAGCGCGCTCAGCGCGCGTACGAGCAATCGCGCGACAATGTCACGATCGAATCGCGTGCGGCGCTGCGAGCGGTGGACCTTGCGAGATTCCGCCTCGATCTTGCTGAGCAGCAGGTCGACATCAACGAGTTGCGACTCGAGGAGCAGCGAGCGCGAGCTGAAGAAGTGGACCCGCAGTCTGTCGTCGATACGCAAGAGCAGCTCAACAATGCTCGCAACGCGCGCGATCAGGCTCGCTCGGATCTTCAGATCGCGATCCTGCGGTATCTACTCCAGACAGGGCAATTGCGTGTTGGGCGCGATGGGTGGCTCGAACCCCCCGAGGGCATGCCTGAAGTGGTCGAAGTCATGATTATTGACGACACTTCGAGTTCGCCGGACTATCCTGTCGAGCCCAATCCAGACCCGACTATGAACGATGGAGACTGA
- a CDS encoding beta-galactosidase: MGSITYDGRSFMIDGRRIWIISASLSMFRIPRAQWKDRIHAARLAGFNTIEVPIPWCRIEPRPGQFDFTDNNDIRHFVELVAEAGMWCILRPGPYIGDGWDLGGIPSWILAKDGVKLRAPNQPFHESCSRYISALSGQLRTLQVTSSGRGGPILLIQVETQWTCSHKDMGTTYLGELNRYLRESGFTVPMINANNLWQGVESEIDCWVGERDMLSIMRQLGTVLPDQPRMVIDFGPKTPARLGLPEPEPMDPQVIQRSLAEILAGGGQYNFIPFAAGQTPGFWGGQMLHAESPFLGPVNELQAPIDVLGRPTARFHHVRTISTFASTFGKVFAHLDPQNHSVVLDPIRPGESKAGRADFGPTVVHRTGSQGSVAFIFSANAHSNAKTRGSVNLMLADGSYLPVDLGGKLVHWCLFDAHISGRSTLTYSSLCVLGVCGQTIVVFGGPGTVGRIAINGSPLEVDVPSAKTPTILVHEGITVVVCSDQQIEETFIGTEAVYVGVTGIDASGKPFGTGRCTRISSKGEVSTQTLTPRSKSKTTKITRGVWEAADTIEHAAGTNPRFATIPSPAPLSQLGSPQGYGWYRATEKVGAAKKCTIAAPTSGDRFQVFLDGVPVGVMGRGPGATEHLGVSFKKGEHTIVLLADNMGYVSEGSNCNEGKKGLCDQLWEVTQVKIGKPRIVEGTPLSPLTFKSPLFGVRDDDQTHPSRVSWTIAHRRKSPLFVSVAGSPTRGLLILNDQPVRYLEAGEHASIVLDGETLKRGNNAIEFAMVHEFGDEDVATAQVNAVAEKLGVVLTVWEGDAEITAKSTWAFAKWEKPMDSMFAPVGKSSANRAPIPTWWKTTFEAPSTGDAITLHLTGMTKGQVFLNGKHVCRYFVALANGTPVPPTDTVVLAASDLAEGENELVLFDEHGGNPEKCKFVIESAEDAIRATT, from the coding sequence ATGGGATCAATCACGTACGACGGGCGCAGTTTCATGATCGATGGTCGCCGGATCTGGATCATCAGCGCGAGTCTCTCGATGTTTCGTATCCCGCGAGCGCAATGGAAGGATCGCATCCATGCTGCTCGCCTTGCCGGGTTCAACACCATCGAGGTGCCAATCCCGTGGTGCCGCATCGAGCCCAGGCCGGGGCAGTTCGACTTCACCGACAATAACGACATCCGCCACTTTGTCGAACTCGTGGCCGAAGCCGGCATGTGGTGCATTCTGCGTCCCGGACCCTACATCGGCGATGGGTGGGATCTCGGCGGCATCCCTTCGTGGATTCTGGCCAAGGATGGCGTCAAACTGCGAGCGCCAAACCAGCCCTTCCACGAATCGTGCAGCCGATACATTTCAGCCCTTTCCGGCCAACTTCGCACCCTGCAGGTGACGTCCTCCGGTCGCGGGGGGCCGATCCTGCTGATTCAGGTCGAAACCCAATGGACCTGCAGCCACAAGGACATGGGCACAACCTACCTCGGCGAACTCAACCGCTATCTCCGTGAGTCCGGCTTCACGGTCCCGATGATCAACGCCAACAACCTCTGGCAAGGTGTCGAGAGCGAAATCGATTGCTGGGTCGGCGAACGCGACATGCTTTCGATCATGCGCCAACTGGGTACGGTACTCCCGGACCAGCCTCGCATGGTCATCGACTTCGGCCCCAAGACACCGGCCCGACTCGGCTTGCCTGAGCCCGAGCCCATGGATCCGCAGGTCATTCAACGCAGCCTGGCCGAAATTCTTGCGGGCGGGGGGCAGTACAATTTCATTCCGTTCGCAGCCGGTCAGACTCCAGGATTCTGGGGCGGACAAATGCTGCATGCCGAATCGCCGTTTCTCGGCCCGGTGAACGAACTTCAGGCACCCATCGATGTACTCGGCAGGCCCACCGCCCGTTTCCATCATGTCCGCACGATCTCGACGTTTGCTTCGACATTCGGCAAAGTCTTCGCACACCTCGATCCGCAGAATCACTCTGTCGTGCTCGATCCGATTCGACCCGGAGAATCCAAAGCCGGACGCGCCGACTTCGGGCCCACCGTCGTCCATCGCACGGGTTCGCAGGGTTCTGTCGCATTCATCTTCTCGGCTAATGCACATTCGAACGCCAAGACTCGCGGCAGCGTCAATCTCATGCTCGCCGATGGGTCGTACCTGCCGGTCGATCTCGGAGGAAAACTGGTTCACTGGTGCCTGTTCGACGCGCACATCAGCGGTCGAAGCACTCTGACCTACTCCAGCCTCTGCGTCCTCGGAGTCTGCGGGCAGACGATCGTTGTGTTCGGTGGCCCAGGCACGGTCGGTCGAATCGCGATCAATGGTTCGCCACTCGAAGTTGATGTACCCTCAGCCAAAACTCCCACGATTCTGGTGCACGAAGGCATCACCGTCGTGGTGTGCAGCGATCAGCAGATCGAGGAAACATTCATCGGGACCGAAGCGGTCTACGTCGGCGTCACCGGGATTGACGCATCGGGTAAGCCATTTGGCACAGGTCGATGCACCCGCATCTCTTCCAAGGGCGAAGTGAGCACACAAACCCTGACGCCACGAAGCAAGTCCAAGACAACGAAAATTACGCGCGGGGTGTGGGAAGCAGCCGACACGATCGAACACGCCGCCGGAACGAATCCGCGATTCGCAACCATCCCGTCGCCTGCTCCGCTGAGCCAACTTGGTTCGCCGCAGGGCTATGGGTGGTACCGCGCGACCGAGAAAGTCGGCGCTGCGAAGAAGTGCACCATCGCTGCCCCGACCAGTGGCGATCGTTTTCAGGTGTTTCTCGATGGCGTGCCCGTTGGGGTGATGGGTCGAGGTCCCGGCGCGACAGAACACCTCGGCGTGTCCTTCAAGAAAGGTGAGCACACCATCGTACTTCTTGCTGACAACATGGGGTATGTCAGCGAAGGTTCGAACTGTAATGAGGGCAAGAAAGGGCTCTGCGATCAACTGTGGGAAGTAACCCAAGTCAAGATCGGCAAGCCGCGGATTGTCGAAGGCACACCACTCAGTCCGCTGACCTTCAAGTCGCCTCTCTTTGGCGTGCGTGATGATGACCAGACGCATCCGTCGCGTGTGTCATGGACGATTGCCCATCGGCGCAAGTCACCATTGTTTGTTTCGGTCGCGGGTTCACCGACGCGGGGGCTGCTCATTCTCAACGATCAGCCGGTCCGCTACCTCGAAGCCGGCGAGCACGCCTCGATTGTGCTCGATGGCGAAACACTCAAACGTGGCAACAATGCCATCGAGTTCGCGATGGTGCACGAGTTTGGTGACGAAGATGTCGCCACAGCACAAGTCAATGCCGTTGCCGAGAAACTCGGCGTGGTCCTGACTGTATGGGAAGGCGATGCCGAGATTACCGCCAAGAGCACTTGGGCATTCGCAAAGTGGGAAAAGCCGATGGATTCGATGTTTGCGCCAGTCGGCAAGTCCAGCGCGAACCGTGCGCCGATTCCGACGTGGTGGAAGACAACATTCGAAGCCCCGTCCACTGGCGATGCGATTACGCTTCATCTCACCGGCATGACCAAGGGCCAGGTGTTTCTCAATGGCAAGCATGTCTGCCGCTACTTTGTAGCCTTGGCCAATGGCACGCCAGTGCCGCCGACCGATACGGTCGTTCTCGCAGCGAGCGATCTGGCCGAAGGCGAGAACGAGCTGGTGCTGTTTGACGAGCACGGCGGCAACCCCGAGAAGTGCAAGTTCGTCATCGAAAGTGCCGAAGATGCCATTCGTGCGACGACCTGA
- a CDS encoding bifunctional (p)ppGpp synthetase/guanosine-3',5'-bis(diphosphate) 3'-pyrophosphohydrolase translates to MNPNSAWQRAVNFAADAHRHHTRKDGKTPYVAHVFRVALTLRHVFECDDLTALTAALLHDTIEDTTVDYDDINEQFGAKVAACVVAMSKNMLLPEPEREADYDRRLAQGPWQSRLIKLADVYDNLADIQVLKQGQSCQKQIERCRRAMSIAQPDAHRPPVALAIRMVQDAVRDAGG, encoded by the coding sequence ATGAATCCGAATTCAGCCTGGCAGCGCGCGGTGAACTTTGCAGCCGATGCTCATCGTCACCACACGCGCAAGGACGGGAAAACTCCGTACGTCGCCCATGTCTTTCGCGTGGCTCTCACTCTCCGCCACGTCTTCGAATGCGATGATCTCACCGCGCTTACCGCAGCCTTGCTCCACGACACGATCGAAGACACTACCGTCGATTACGACGATATCAACGAGCAGTTCGGCGCGAAGGTGGCGGCGTGTGTTGTCGCGATGTCCAAGAACATGCTCTTGCCCGAACCCGAGCGCGAGGCAGACTACGACCGCCGTCTGGCCCAGGGGCCTTGGCAATCACGGCTCATCAAACTTGCCGATGTCTACGACAATCTGGCAGACATTCAGGTGCTCAAGCAGGGCCAGTCCTGTCAGAAGCAGATCGAACGATGCCGAAGGGCAATGAGCATCGCCCAGCCCGATGCGCACCGACCGCCTGTCGCCCTTGCGATTCGCATGGTTCAGGACGCAGTGCGTGACGCAGGCGGGTGA
- a CDS encoding ArsR family transcriptional regulator, producing MKPGAVLAPVIDRLTILCEPARLRALRVLEREELSVGELARVLQAPQSTVSRHLKLLSDAGWVLSRTERTATYYRVVPGELPEADRELWTVLSTQIDDRGELAEDSRRLESVLAERQTDSLSFFGRVAGEWDALRRELFGDQLTEEALLGLIRPDWVIVDVGCGTGNAAAVLAPIAQRVIAVDQSAPMLEAARRRIGEEGTVEFRLGSAEALPLESGEIDAAVCLLVLHHVEDLAAAAKELRRVLRSSRSGGGVLIVDMYEHERSEFRHRMGHRHQGFDPALLAQVFQEAGFKSVRTRPLSRTNDGNGPGLFALAAWI from the coding sequence ATGAAGCCCGGTGCCGTCTTGGCCCCCGTCATTGATCGGCTGACGATCCTGTGTGAGCCTGCCCGCCTGCGGGCCTTGCGGGTTCTCGAACGCGAGGAACTCAGTGTGGGCGAACTGGCGCGCGTGCTGCAAGCCCCCCAGAGTACCGTGAGTCGGCATCTGAAACTGCTGTCCGACGCCGGCTGGGTGCTGAGTCGGACCGAACGCACTGCGACTTACTATCGAGTTGTGCCCGGCGAATTGCCCGAGGCCGATCGGGAGTTGTGGACTGTTCTGAGCACGCAGATTGACGATCGCGGCGAACTGGCCGAGGACAGTCGCAGGCTCGAATCTGTGCTAGCCGAGCGTCAGACTGACAGTCTTTCGTTTTTTGGGCGCGTCGCTGGCGAGTGGGATGCGCTGCGGCGCGAGTTGTTTGGTGATCAGTTGACAGAGGAAGCCTTGCTCGGACTGATTCGCCCCGATTGGGTCATCGTGGATGTCGGGTGTGGCACCGGCAACGCGGCCGCTGTGCTGGCACCAATCGCCCAGCGCGTCATCGCGGTCGATCAGTCCGCGCCGATGCTCGAGGCGGCAAGGCGGCGCATCGGCGAAGAGGGCACTGTCGAGTTCCGGCTCGGTTCGGCCGAGGCGTTGCCGCTCGAATCGGGCGAGATAGACGCCGCGGTCTGCCTGCTCGTCCTGCATCATGTCGAAGATCTCGCGGCTGCGGCCAAGGAACTCCGGCGCGTGCTGCGGAGCAGTCGCAGCGGTGGGGGAGTGCTCATCGTCGACATGTACGAGCACGAGCGATCGGAGTTTCGTCATCGCATGGGCCATCGGCATCAGGGCTTCGATCCGGCATTGCTCGCGCAGGTTTTTCAGGAAGCGGGGTTCAAGTCGGTACGTACGCGGCCGCTGTCACGCACCAACGACGGCAACGGCCCCGGTCTCTTCGCCCTTGCAGCATGGATCTGA
- the ahcY gene encoding adenosylhomocysteinase, whose product MTSMMTTPDTARTATGTMQYKVRDLKLSVLGRKELRLAEHEMPGLMALRERYSASKPLKGARIAGSLHMTVQTAVLIETLTALGADVRWASCNIFSTQDSAAAAVVIGPNGTIDKPAGVPVFAWKGETLDEYWWCTRQILNWPDGGGPNLILDDGGDATMMVLKGMEYEKNGSIPAFNPHEHPEEFGAFLRELIEQEKERPGCWTRVASAIRGVSEETTTGVHRLYQFAEQGLLPFPAINVNDSVTKSKFDNIYGCRHSLLDGLNRATDVMLSGKVAVVCGYGDVGKGCCQALKGQGCRVIVTEIDPICALQAAMEGYQVLTLEDVVETADIFITTTGNKDIITLDHMRKMKNKAIIGNIGHFDNEVQMEKLMKDAGVERINIKEQYDEFLFKAQNKSILILAEGRLLNLGCATGHPSFVMSASFTNQVIAQMELHQHQDKYENKVYMLPKKLDEEVARLHLEKLGVKLTKLRKDQADYIGVPVDGPYKPAHYRY is encoded by the coding sequence ATGACATCGATGATGACCACGCCCGACACGGCCAGAACGGCCACAGGAACGATGCAATACAAAGTGCGCGATCTGAAACTCTCGGTCCTGGGCCGCAAGGAACTGCGGCTGGCCGAGCACGAGATGCCGGGCCTGATGGCGCTGCGCGAGCGCTACAGCGCGAGCAAGCCCCTCAAGGGTGCTCGCATCGCCGGCAGCCTGCACATGACGGTGCAGACGGCCGTTCTGATCGAAACGCTCACCGCCCTTGGCGCCGACGTGCGCTGGGCCAGCTGCAACATCTTCAGCACTCAGGATTCGGCAGCCGCAGCTGTGGTCATCGGGCCCAACGGCACGATCGACAAGCCCGCGGGCGTCCCCGTCTTCGCATGGAAGGGCGAAACGCTCGACGAATACTGGTGGTGTACGCGGCAGATTCTCAACTGGCCCGATGGTGGCGGGCCGAACCTGATCCTCGACGACGGCGGCGATGCGACGATGATGGTGCTCAAGGGTATGGAGTATGAGAAAAACGGCTCCATTCCCGCGTTTAACCCGCACGAGCATCCCGAAGAGTTCGGCGCGTTCCTCCGCGAACTGATCGAGCAGGAAAAGGAACGCCCCGGCTGTTGGACCAGAGTTGCAAGCGCGATTCGCGGCGTATCCGAAGAAACCACCACCGGCGTCCACCGTCTCTATCAGTTCGCCGAGCAGGGCCTCCTGCCATTCCCCGCGATCAATGTCAATGACAGCGTGACCAAGAGCAAGTTTGACAACATCTACGGCTGTCGCCACTCGCTGCTCGACGGGCTCAACCGCGCGACCGACGTCATGCTTTCGGGCAAGGTCGCGGTGGTGTGCGGCTATGGCGATGTGGGTAAGGGCTGCTGCCAGGCGCTCAAGGGTCAGGGCTGCCGCGTGATCGTGACCGAGATCGATCCGATCTGTGCGCTCCAGGCCGCGATGGAGGGCTATCAGGTGCTCACGCTCGAGGATGTCGTCGAGACAGCCGATATCTTCATCACGACCACGGGCAACAAGGACATCATCACGCTCGATCACATGCGCAAGATGAAGAACAAGGCCATCATCGGCAACATCGGCCACTTCGACAACGAGGTGCAGATGGAAAAACTGATGAAGGACGCCGGCGTCGAGCGTATCAACATCAAGGAGCAGTACGACGAGTTCCTGTTCAAAGCCCAGAACAAGAGCATCCTGATCCTGGCCGAGGGGCGTCTGCTCAACCTCGGCTGTGCGACGGGGCACCCGAGCTTCGTGATGAGTGCGAGTTTCACGAATCAGGTCATTGCGCAGATGGAACTGCACCAGCATCAGGACAAGTACGAGAACAAGGTCTACATGCTGCCCAAGAAACTTGACGAGGAAGTCGCACGCCTGCACCTCGAAAAGCTGGGCGTGAAACTCACAAAACTGCGCAAGGATCAGGCTGACTACATCGGCGTCCCGGTCGATGGGCCGTACAAGCCGGCGCACTATCGGTATTGA
- a CDS encoding RHS repeat-associated core domain-containing protein — MHKHNGTYDLLSDFNHDGVVDSTDYVAFASLYTAGENLGRGNLSRSTTDNRIGYAGYRWDRFISKYHVRNRVYEPATGRWLNRDPIEYDAGTMNLYEYCGSYPQRYVDPQGLDIGTGWPREEWHSRTPRKPSPTFKKPPKSVPEALLQGAVEGFFCWCEGFSETLFLGLVDIDVSPYLYDPSDPSLDISRKMGMVSCVALEGAVGCKASGFNAKCAVHPPHAGGPHQFWHLQINWWRRGVKGSGGVFRYPWWMSR, encoded by the coding sequence ATGCACAAGCACAACGGCACCTACGACCTGCTTTCTGACTTCAACCATGACGGCGTGGTGGACTCGACGGACTACGTGGCGTTCGCGTCGCTGTACACGGCCGGGGAGAACCTCGGTCGCGGCAACCTGAGCCGCAGCACAACCGACAACCGCATCGGCTACGCGGGGTACCGGTGGGACCGGTTCATCTCGAAGTATCATGTGCGGAACCGGGTGTATGAGCCAGCGACGGGGAGATGGCTGAACAGGGATCCGATTGAGTACGACGCGGGGACGATGAACTTGTATGAATACTGCGGCTCGTACCCGCAGCGATATGTCGATCCCCAAGGCCTTGACATCGGAACCGGGTGGCCTCGTGAGGAGTGGCATTCAAGAACGCCGAGAAAGCCATCGCCCACCTTCAAGAAACCGCCAAAATCGGTTCCGGAGGCGTTGCTACAAGGCGCTGTCGAGGGGTTCTTCTGTTGGTGCGAGGGATTCTCGGAAACACTTTTCTTAGGACTCGTTGATATTGACGTGAGTCCCTACCTCTATGATCCGTCCGACCCGAGTCTGGATATCTCTCGAAAGATGGGGATGGTGAGTTGCGTGGCTCTCGAGGGGGCCGTCGGTTGCAAAGCGTCCGGGTTCAACGCAAAGTGTGCCGTGCATCCACCTCACGCTGGCGGTCCGCACCAGTTCTGGCACCTCCAGATCAATTGGTGGCGGCGGGGCGTTAAGGGGAGTGGTGGAGTGTTTCGGTATCCTTGGTGGATGAGTCGGTGA
- a CDS encoding RHS repeat-associated core domain-containing protein, with product MLVDFNHDGVVDSTDYAAFASLYTAGENLGRGNLSRSTTDNRIGYAGYRWDRFISKYHVRNRVYEPATGRWLNRDPIGYQAGSISLYEYTLSRPLVLVDPLGLDPYSDERDCRKDCARRHGGYPGYTREAPYRDCIKGCKKVKEAWVRAPDDIPGMPGQKFCSWDNCFQILGDNETGADVAVISCHANAKDGPYFEDKDGVKHRLGDPSTWPEEWVEALQQYSGVVFYCCYIGNTDYPQKIADRIDLPVRAPGRNYSPGGGPVSIPGEVIWPLVDPRHPGILYEPGGRPATPYVPWPSIDPTADPYRLPRHKDGGGGGGGGGW from the coding sequence GTGCTCGTGGACTTCAACCATGACGGCGTTGTGGATTCGACGGACTACGCAGCGTTCGCGTCGCTGTACACGGCCGGGGAGAACCTCGGCCGCGGCAACCTGAGCCGCAGCACAACCGACAACCGCATCGGCTACGCGGGGTACCGGTGGGACCGGTTCATCTCGAAGTATCATGTGCGGAACCGGGTGTATGAGCCAGCGACGGGCCGGTGGCTGAACAGGGATCCGATTGGCTATCAAGCGGGCAGCATATCCCTGTACGAGTACACCTTGTCTCGCCCACTAGTGCTTGTAGACCCGCTAGGACTAGATCCTTACTCGGACGAACGCGACTGTCGGAAAGACTGTGCTCGTCGGCACGGTGGCTACCCAGGCTATACGAGAGAAGCACCATACAGAGACTGCATTAAAGGCTGCAAGAAAGTGAAGGAGGCATGGGTACGGGCTCCAGACGACATCCCGGGCATGCCTGGTCAGAAGTTCTGCTCGTGGGACAACTGTTTCCAAATTTTGGGGGACAATGAGACAGGGGCAGATGTAGCCGTCATTTCCTGTCATGCAAACGCTAAAGACGGGCCGTACTTCGAAGATAAGGACGGAGTTAAGCATCGATTGGGCGACCCCTCGACTTGGCCGGAAGAGTGGGTCGAGGCCTTGCAACAGTATTCTGGGGTCGTGTTCTATTGTTGCTACATTGGCAACACAGACTATCCGCAGAAGATTGCTGATCGCATCGATTTACCGGTGAGGGCACCAGGCCGCAACTATTCACCGGGCGGCGGGCCAGTAAGTATCCCAGGGGAGGTAATTTGGCCTCTCGTCGATCCTCGGCACCCGGGCATCTTGTATGAACCTGGAGGTAGGCCAGCTACCCCGTATGTTCCTTGGCCGAGCATCGATCCTACAGCGGATCCATATCGACTCCCAAGGCACAAAGACGGTGGAGGTGGGGGCGGGGGTGGAGGTTGGTAG